The Zalophus californianus isolate mZalCal1 chromosome 7, mZalCal1.pri.v2, whole genome shotgun sequence genome includes a region encoding these proteins:
- the KLHL31 gene encoding kelch-like protein 31: protein MAPKKKTVRKSKGDINEMTIIVEDSPLNKLNTLNGLLEGGNGLSCISSELTDASYGPNLLEGLSKMRQENFLCDLVIGTKTKSFDVHKSVMASCSEYFYNILKKDPSTQRVDLNDISPLGLATVITYAYTGKLTLSLYTIGSIISAAVYLQIHTLVKMCSDFLIREMSVENCMYIANIAETYSLKNAKAAAQKFIRDNFLEFSESDQFLKLTFEQINELLIDDDLQLPSEIVAFQIAMKWLEFDQKRVKYAADLLSNIRFGTISAQDLVNYVQSVPRMMQDADCHKLLVDAMNYHLLPYHQNTLQSRRTRIRGGCRVLVTVGGRPGLTEKSLSRDILYRDPENGWSKLTEMPAKSFNQCVAVMDGFLYVAGGEDQNDARNQAKHAVSNFCRYDPRFNTWIHLANMNQKRTHFSLSVFNGLLYAVGGRNTEGSLASLECYVPSTNQWQPKTPLEVARCCHASAVTDGRVLVTGGYIGSAYSRSVCAYDPTGDSWQELPGLSTPRGWHCAVTLGDRVYVMGGSQLGPRGERVDVLTVECYSPATGQWSFAAPLLVGVSTAGASALHGRAYLLGGWNEGEKKYKKCIQCFSPELNQWTEDDELPEATVGVSCCTLSMPNSVTRESRASSVSSVPVSI from the exons ATGGCCCCCAAAAAGAAGACTGTCAGAAAGAGCAAAGGAGATATCAATGAGATGACCATAATTGTAGAAGATAGCCCCCTAAACAAACTAAATACTTTGAATGGGCTCCTAGAGGGAGGCAATGGCCTTAGCTGTATTTCTTCTGAATTAACAGATGCTTCTTATGGCCCCAACCTCTTGGAAGGCTTAAGTAAAATGAGGCAGGAGAACTTCCTTTGCGACCTAGTCATTGGCACCAAAACAAAGTCCTTTGATGTTCACAAGTCAGTGATGGCTTCGTGCAGTGAATACTTTTACAACATCctaaaaaaagacccatctaccCAAAGGGTGGATCTCAATGATATCTCACCGCTGGGCCTGGCTACTGTCATCACATACGCCTACACCGGAAAGCTGACGCTCTCTTTGTATACAATAGGAAGCATTATTTCTGCTGCTGTCTATCTTCAGATCCATACCCTTGTAAAGATGTGCAGTGATTTTCTGATCCGAGAGATGAGTGTTGAGAATTGCATGTACATTGCTAACATTGCTGAAACATACTCCCTGAAAAATGCTAAAGCAGCCGCCCAAAAATTTATCCGGGATAACTTCCTTGAATTTTCAGAATCCGATCAGTTTCTGAAACTTACATTTGAGCAAATTAATGAACTTCTTATAGATGATGACTTACAGTTGCCTTCTGAAATAGTAGCATTCCAGATTGCAATGAAATGGTTAGAATTTGACCAAAAGAGAGTGAAATACGCTGCAGATCTTCTGAGCAATATCCGCTTTGGTACCATCTCTGCACAAGACCTGGTCAATTATGTTCAGTCTGTACCAAGAATGATGCAAGATGCTGATTGCCACAAACTTCTTGTAGATGCTATGAATTACCACTTACTTCCATATCATCAAAACACATTGCAGTCTAGGCGCACGAGAATCCGCGGGGGCTGTCGAGTCCTTGTCACTGTTGGGGGACGTCCAGGCCTTACTGAGAAGTCCCTTAGTAGAGACATCCTGTACAGAGACCCTGAAAACGGATGGAGCAAGCTGACAGAAATGCCAGCCAAGAGTTTTAATCAGTGTGTGGCTGTGATGGACGGATTTCTTTATGTGGCCGGTGGTGAAGACCAGAATGATGCAAGAAATCAAGCCAAGCATGCAGTCAGCAATTTTTGCAG ATACGATCCCCGCTTCAACACCTGGATACACCTGGCCAACATGAACCAGAAGCGCACGCACTTCAGCCTGAGCGTGTTCAACGGGCTCCTTTACGCCGTGGGCGGCCGCAATACCGAGGGCAGCCTGGCCTCGCTCGAGTGCTATGTGCCCTCCACCAATCAGTGGCAGCCCAAGACGCCCCTGGAGGTGGCGCGCTGCTGCCACGCCAGCGCGGTCACCGACGGCCGCGTGCTGGTGACCGGCGGGTACATCGGCAGCGCGTACTCGCGCTCCGTGTGCGCGTACGACCCGACCGGCGACTCATGGCAGGAGCTGCCGGGCTTGAGCACGCCCCGAGGCTGGCACTGCGCGGTCACGCTGGGCGACAGGGTGTACGTGATGGGGGGCAGCCAGCTGGGGCCGCGCGGGGAACGCGTGGACGTGCTGACCGTGGAGTGTTACAGCCCGGCCACCGGCCAGTGGAGCTTCGCGGCGCCGCTGCTGGTGGGCGTGAGTACTGCGGGCGCCTCGGCGCTGCACGGCCGCGCCTACCTGCTGGGGGGCTGGAACGAGGGCGAGAAGAAGTACAAGAAGTGCATCCAGTGCTTCAGCCCGGAGCTCAACCAGTGGACCGAGGACGACGAGTTGCCCGAGGCCACCGTGGGCGTGTCCTGCTGCACCCTCTCGATGCCCAACAGCGTGACCCGGGAATCCCGAGCCAGCTCGGTGTCCTCGGTGCCAGTCAGTATCTGA